A genome region from Trichosurus vulpecula isolate mTriVul1 chromosome 5, mTriVul1.pri, whole genome shotgun sequence includes the following:
- the LOC118850763 gene encoding apolipoprotein L3-like, which translates to MDGADEDLTYENMQTEVKKFLKAFPDTKLQLEKLIKELRCLADKIDKVHKNCTITGVAASSTGAISGLLTIAGFALAPVTAGGSLALCMSGTGLGVAATLTGIAASVIDISSDSQGKKELDEVEGKIKGIVEPLTILISGIVGAMRSLSKSFHDVIPNARALGLVKSSPGLINKSFTGTVLAMTKKARIRGAMFAGVFVLMDIAAVVQDSMHLSKGAKAPTATKLREKAQNLKEKLQELSEIYETLQEMETQSTT; encoded by the coding sequence ATGGATGGTGCTGATGAAGATCTGACGTACGAAAACATGCAGACTGAAGTGAAAAAGTTTTTGAAGGCTTTTCCCGACACAAAACTGCAACTAGAAAAACTTATCAAAGAGCTTCGCTGCTTGGCAGACAAAATTGACAAGGTTCACAAGAATTGCACCATTACCGGTGTAGCAGCCAGCTCCACGGGTGCCATCTCGGGCCTCCTGACCATAGCAGGGTTTGCTCTTGCCCCTGTAACAGCAGGAGGGAGCTTGGCCCTCTGCATGTCTGGGACGGGATTGGGAGTCGCAGCTACTTTGACTGGTATTGCTGCAAGTGTTATTGATATTAGCAGTGACTCACAGGGGAAGAAAGAGTTAGATGAGGTTGAGGGAAAGATAAAAGGTATTGTGGAACCTCTAACTATATTGATAAGTGGAATTGTTGGTGCAATGAGGAGCCTGAGTAAATCCTTCCATGATGTCATCCCAAACGCCCGTGCCTTGGGCCTGGTCAAATCCAGCCCAGGCTTGATCAACAAGAGTTTTACAGGCACAGTAttggccatgaccaaaaaagcCAGGATAAGGGGTGCAATGTTTGCAGGAGTTTTTGTTCTAATGGATATAGCTGCCGTTGTGCAAGATTCCATGCATTTATCAAAGGGGGCAAAGGCTCCAACAGCAACAAAACTGAGGGAGAAAGCTCAGAATTTGAAAGAGAAACTGCAGGAGCTTTCTGAGATCTATGAGACCCTGCAGGAAATGGAGACGCAATCGACAACCTAA